In Triplophysa rosa linkage group LG7, Trosa_1v2, whole genome shotgun sequence, the following proteins share a genomic window:
- the ptmaa gene encoding prothymosin alpha-A has product MADTKVDTSSEVSAKDLKEKKQVEEAENGKDAPANGKAENEENGDQENEVDEEEEDVGEEEEEEDDVEGEDDDEDDEAEGGTGKRAAEDDDDEDDDEDVVETKKQKTDV; this is encoded by the exons ATGGCTGACACAAAAGTCGATACCAGCTCGGAAGTCTCCGCCAAG gacCTTAAAGAAAAGAAACAGGTTGAGGAGGCAGAAAACGGAAAAGATGCTCCCGCTAATGGAAAGGCG GAGAACGAGGAAAACGGCGATCAAGAAAATGAAGtagatgaggaagaggaggatgttggtgaggaagaagaggaggaagatgatGTAGAAG gtgaagatgatgatgaagatgatgaggcTGAGGGTGGTACAGGAAAGAGAGCGgcagaggatgatgatgatgaagatgatgatgag GATGTCGTTGAAACTAAGAAGCAGAAAACAGACGTGTAG